A genomic segment from Clostridium pasteurianum BC1 encodes:
- the argC gene encoding N-acetyl-gamma-glutamyl-phosphate reductase, whose product MYNIFVDGQHGTTGLKIHEYLLKHPGVKLLNIDYEMRRDVKVRREYINNADIVFLCLPDSAAREAVALVENNHTKIIDASTAHRTKDEWAYGIPELCPKQRDKIKSSNRVTVPGCHATASIIALAPLVKGGIVPSDYPVSIFSVSGYSGGGKEMIAEYENNKDEYLKIPRQYALGLNHKHLSEIKKYSGLTYEPIFMPVVSNYYNGLAVSIPLYTNRLLKYRTAKDICDFLTEYYVGEKFIQVIPFEDESLLIDGRFNITGCNNTNMAEIFVFGNKDRIMLMTRLDNLGKGASGAAVQNMNIMLGINEETGLV is encoded by the coding sequence ATGTACAATATATTTGTAGATGGCCAACATGGAACAACTGGTTTGAAAATCCATGAATACTTATTAAAACATCCAGGTGTTAAATTGTTAAATATCGATTATGAAATGAGAAGAGATGTTAAAGTTAGAAGAGAATACATTAACAATGCAGATATTGTTTTTTTGTGTCTTCCGGATAGTGCTGCAAGAGAAGCTGTAGCACTAGTAGAGAATAATCATACAAAAATTATTGATGCTAGTACTGCACATAGGACAAAGGATGAATGGGCTTATGGAATACCAGAGCTTTGTCCAAAACAAAGAGATAAAATAAAAAGTTCTAATCGTGTTACTGTTCCTGGTTGTCATGCTACCGCTTCAATAATTGCACTTGCACCTTTAGTAAAAGGTGGAATTGTACCATCAGATTATCCGGTATCCATTTTCTCAGTTTCAGGTTATAGCGGTGGTGGAAAAGAAATGATTGCAGAATATGAGAATAATAAAGATGAATATTTAAAGATACCAAGGCAGTATGCATTAGGACTTAACCATAAACATCTATCAGAAATAAAAAAGTATTCAGGACTTACCTATGAGCCTATTTTTATGCCTGTAGTTAGCAATTATTATAATGGCCTTGCTGTAAGTATACCATTGTATACTAATAGATTATTAAAGTACAGAACAGCAAAAGATATATGTGATTTTTTAACGGAGTATTATGTAGGAGAAAAATTTATTCAGGTCATACCTTTTGAAGATGAAAGCTTATTGATAGACGGGAGATTTAATATAACAGGTTGTAACAATACAAATATGGCTGAGATTTTTGTATTTGGGAACAAAGATAGAATTATGCTGATGACAAGGCTGGACAATTTAGGGAAAGGAGCATCTGGCGCAGCTGTTCAAAATATGAACATTATGCTGGGTATTAATGAGGAAACGGGTTTAGTGTAA
- a CDS encoding class I SAM-dependent methyltransferase, whose protein sequence is MNEIFKQIPLYRFIMFCNETTMNKTVLDCGAGGDCPPLSLFSEYGYLTYGIEFNGKQLEKANKYASKKSQNLNIQQGDMRNLKFENESFSFVYSYNSVFHMTKADVIKSINEMKRVLKQNGLLFVNFLTTKDLRCGTGVDIGKNQYEQMDDIPVIHSYFEECEPDKYFENMKILYKEDRVLERIYEGEKIRQEFVDYIVKKI, encoded by the coding sequence ATGAATGAAATATTCAAACAAATACCGCTATATAGGTTTATTATGTTCTGTAATGAAACAACTATGAATAAGACAGTATTAGATTGCGGTGCAGGAGGCGATTGTCCACCACTAAGCTTATTTTCAGAATATGGATACTTAACCTATGGAATAGAATTTAATGGTAAACAATTGGAAAAAGCCAATAAATATGCAAGTAAAAAAAGCCAGAATTTAAATATTCAACAGGGAGATATGAGAAATTTAAAATTTGAGAATGAGTCATTTAGTTTTGTTTATTCTTATAATTCAGTATTTCATATGACAAAAGCAGATGTTATAAAATCTATAAATGAAATGAAGCGAGTATTGAAGCAAAATGGACTACTTTTTGTAAATTTCCTTACCACAAAAGATTTGCGTTGTGGAACAGGTGTAGACATTGGCAAAAATCAATATGAACAAATGGATGATATTCCTGTAATACATTCATATTTTGAAGAATGCGAACCAGACAAGTATTTTGAAAATATGAAAATATTATATAAAGAGGATAGAGTCTTAGAAAGAATATATGAAGGTGAAAAAATTAGACAAGAGTTCGTTGATTATATTGTTAAGAAAATATAA
- the cysK gene encoding cysteine synthase A → MSKIAKNLTELIGNTPLLELSNYNRVKNIGAKIIAKLEYFNPGGSVKDRIGLSMIKEAENKGIINKNTVIIEATSGNAGIALALVAAAKGYRLIITLPENFSIERRKLLKALGSELVLTSAEEGMNGAVKKAEELSMEMSNSYMPQQFQNPENPEIHRRTTAEEIWKDTDGNVDILVAGVGTGGTITGIGEVLKQKNPNIKIVAVEPYDSPVLSGGNRGAHKLQGLGPGFIPDVLNLSVIDEIITVKTNEAYETCRILGKTEGLLVGISSGAAVFSAAKLAKMPENKDKTIVVICPDTGERYLSTELFNQL, encoded by the coding sequence ATGAGTAAAATAGCAAAAAATTTAACTGAATTAATCGGTAATACACCTTTACTTGAACTATCTAATTATAATAGAGTAAAAAATATAGGCGCAAAAATAATTGCTAAACTTGAATATTTTAATCCTGGTGGAAGTGTTAAAGACAGAATAGGTTTATCCATGATTAAAGAGGCTGAAAACAAAGGTATTATTAACAAAAATACTGTGATTATAGAGGCAACTAGTGGAAATGCAGGCATTGCTCTTGCACTTGTAGCTGCTGCAAAAGGATATAGACTTATAATCACATTGCCAGAAAACTTTAGTATTGAAAGAAGAAAGCTTTTAAAAGCTCTTGGATCAGAACTAGTTTTAACATCAGCAGAAGAAGGGATGAATGGAGCTGTAAAGAAAGCAGAAGAATTATCAATGGAAATGTCTAATTCTTATATGCCACAACAGTTTCAAAATCCTGAAAATCCTGAAATACATAGAAGAACAACAGCTGAAGAGATTTGGAAAGATACAGACGGGAATGTAGATATACTTGTTGCAGGTGTAGGAACAGGTGGAACTATTACAGGTATTGGTGAAGTTTTAAAACAAAAAAATCCTAACATTAAAATAGTTGCTGTAGAACCATATGATTCTCCTGTTTTATCTGGAGGAAATAGAGGAGCTCATAAACTTCAGGGACTTGGTCCAGGATTTATACCAGATGTTCTTAATTTATCAGTAATTGATGAAATAATCACAGTAAAAACTAATGAAGCATATGAAACATGCAGAATACTAGGAAAAACAGAAGGACTGCTTGTAGGAATTTCATCGGGTGCAGCAGTTTTTTCAGCTGCTAAATTAGCAAAGATGCCAGAAAACAAAGATAAAACAATAGTTGTTATTTGTCCAGATACTGGAGAAAGATATTTATCAACTGAATTGTTTAATCAATTATAA
- a CDS encoding DUF2992 family protein — MKTNIKLTVFFEEVFWVGIFERVYEEKLKRKQNLHL; from the coding sequence ATGAAAACTAATATCAAATTAACAGTATTTTTTGAAGAGGTATTTTGGGTAGGAATATTTGAAAGAGTTTATGAAGAAAAATTAAAAAGGAAACAAAACTTACACCTGTAG
- a CDS encoding TetR/AcrR family transcriptional regulator, with translation MAETKRQKQKELTRKHLIETAMRQFGENGIITTKTADIAKAANVAHGTVFTHFPTQEELLIAVVEEFGIRITQRLQQLIDINISLFEILEAHMTGLIEFEAFYSRLVIERRLLPKAVNNTYIMIQSTISFHIGIAAEKEMKQGTIRKLPIHILYNMWIGLIHYYITNGDLFSPDGSVLKKYSNELLQNYMSLIKK, from the coding sequence ATGGCAGAAACAAAACGGCAGAAGCAAAAAGAATTAACTAGAAAACATCTGATAGAAACAGCAATGAGGCAATTCGGCGAGAATGGAATAATAACAACAAAAACAGCTGATATTGCAAAAGCCGCCAATGTGGCACATGGAACTGTATTTACACATTTTCCAACACAGGAAGAATTATTGATAGCTGTAGTTGAGGAATTTGGAATTAGAATCACACAGAGACTTCAGCAACTGATTGATATAAATATCAGCTTATTTGAAATTTTAGAGGCTCATATGACGGGATTAATTGAATTTGAAGCTTTTTATAGCAGATTAGTTATTGAAAGACGTTTGCTTCCTAAAGCTGTTAATAATACCTATATTATGATTCAATCTACAATTTCATTTCATATTGGTATAGCTGCTGAGAAAGAGATGAAACAAGGTACTATTCGTAAACTTCCTATACACATTCTTTATAATATGTGGATAGGATTGATACATTATTACATAACCAATGGAGATTTGTTTTCTCCTGATGGTTCTGTTTTGAAAAAATACTCTAATGAATTATTACAGAATTATATGAGCTTGATCAAAAAATAA
- a CDS encoding H-type small acid-soluble spore protein, whose protein sequence is MDIKKAAEIVESLGVIDVKHKGCPVWIENINKETNEVQVKDLKTDKHFTVDVTELNEG, encoded by the coding sequence ATGGATATAAAAAAAGCTGCCGAAATAGTTGAATCATTGGGTGTAATTGATGTAAAGCATAAAGGTTGTCCAGTTTGGATAGAAAATATCAATAAAGAAACTAATGAAGTTCAAGTCAAAGATTTAAAGACAGATAAGCATTTTACAGTAGATGTCACTGAATTAAATGAAGGGTAA
- a CDS encoding PadR family transcriptional regulator, translated as MLSKLSNLVLGLIWKRPLNPYEITKLMERSEIQDWFPMTSASIYTTIRNLSSKEYIVGETISEGNLPHKTMYSLTKKGEEALINSLEIGLETYKTEASNFGISLFHICSLNRDNAIDLLRKRLNKLKDMKFKADKKLNTNTNKIPINFRMMLKYNVYRIEIEIKITEELIAEAQNDSNWDSSFVKLLG; from the coding sequence ATGCTGTCAAAATTATCGAATCTAGTATTAGGACTTATTTGGAAAAGGCCTTTAAATCCATATGAAATCACAAAGTTAATGGAACGTTCAGAAATTCAAGACTGGTTTCCTATGACTTCAGCCTCAATTTACACAACTATAAGGAATTTAAGCAGTAAAGAGTATATTGTCGGTGAAACTATTAGTGAGGGGAATCTTCCTCATAAAACTATGTATTCCTTAACAAAAAAAGGAGAAGAAGCTCTAATAAATTCATTGGAAATTGGACTAGAAACATATAAAACTGAAGCTAGCAACTTTGGAATTTCATTATTTCATATTTGCAGCCTTAATAGAGATAATGCAATTGATTTATTAAGGAAAAGACTTAATAAACTTAAAGATATGAAATTTAAAGCAGATAAAAAACTAAATACTAATACTAATAAAATACCTATAAATTTTAGAATGATGCTTAAATATAATGTTTATCGTATTGAAATAGAAATAAAAATAACTGAAGAGTTAATAGCTGAAGCTCAGAATGATTCTAATTGGGATTCTTCATTTGTTAAATTATTGGGTTAA
- a CDS encoding MmcQ/YjbR family DNA-binding protein: MQYQWIDKYCLSKKAAEKDYQIEWEATRYFVGGKIFAMVGGDKYKKSIITLKCEPIFGQFLRDENKNIVPGYHMNKKHWNSVYLEDDVPDNLLKQMIDMSYKLVLNSLSKKVQEEISKEI, from the coding sequence ATGCAATACCAGTGGATTGATAAATATTGTCTTTCAAAAAAAGCAGCAGAAAAAGATTATCAGATAGAATGGGAAGCAACAAGATACTTCGTAGGCGGGAAAATATTTGCTATGGTAGGTGGAGACAAGTATAAAAAATCTATTATAACATTAAAATGTGAGCCTATATTCGGGCAATTTTTGAGAGATGAAAATAAGAATATTGTGCCAGGATATCACATGAATAAAAAACATTGGAATTCAGTGTATTTAGAGGACGATGTTCCTGATAATCTTCTAAAACAAATGATAGATATGTCCTATAAATTGGTATTAAACTCTTTGAGTAAAAAAGTGCAGGAGGAAATTTCAAAGGAAATTTAG
- a CDS encoding DUF2992 family protein, producing MAVKLQHEISKVKRKKLLREDKEQEEKRKFQLKQQKKLMKHKGH from the coding sequence ATTGCTGTAAAGTTGCAGCATGAAATAAGCAAAGTAAAGAGAAAAAAGCTTCTAAGAGAAGATAAGGAACAAGAAGAAAAGAGAAAATTTCAATTAAAACAGCAAAAGAAATTAATGAAGCATAAAGGACATTGA
- a CDS encoding MBL fold metallo-hydrolase — MKITDDVYRLESTKGAYSYVIFGAEIILIDTGLPGRWKSIKKELTSIGVKLKQVKHILLTHHDIDHIGNAAILQELTGSDVWASEEDIPVIYGDVERYGFKKYLKYIFHIKKPKDIKSFTTGQVVNGIEVILTPGHTPGHLCFIYNDVLFIGDLLENKNGNLRPYPKAWNWNNSIMMQSINKICQIPFKWACPAHGEPIERGNLLNKLNI, encoded by the coding sequence GTGAAAATAACTGATGACGTTTATAGGCTAGAATCAACGAAAGGGGCATATTCCTATGTTATTTTTGGCGCAGAAATCATATTGATAGACACAGGCTTGCCGGGAAGATGGAAAAGTATAAAAAAAGAATTAACATCAATAGGAGTTAAACTTAAACAAGTGAAACACATCTTACTAACACATCATGATATTGATCATATTGGTAATGCTGCCATTCTTCAAGAACTGACAGGATCGGATGTTTGGGCATCTGAAGAAGACATTCCGGTAATTTATGGTGATGTTGAACGTTATGGATTTAAAAAATACTTGAAGTATATTTTTCACATAAAAAAACCAAAGGATATAAAATCATTTACAACTGGTCAAGTGGTTAATGGTATCGAGGTTATACTAACCCCAGGACATACACCAGGACATTTATGTTTCATTTATAATGACGTCCTTTTTATCGGTGATTTGTTAGAAAACAAGAATGGTAACTTGAGACCTTACCCTAAAGCATGGAATTGGAATAATTCAATCATGATGCAATCGATAAATAAAATTTGTCAAATTCCTTTCAAATGGGCATGTCCAGCACATGGAGAACCTATTGAACGTGGTAATTTATTGAATAAGCTAAATATATAA
- a CDS encoding EFR1 family ferrodoxin (N-terminal region resembles flavodoxins. C-terminal ferrodoxin region binds two 4Fe-4S clusters.), with the protein MNTTMYYFSGTGNSLKVAKDISEKLGDADIVSIPRIINEEVNLSSDCIGFVFPVYVYGLPLIVSSFIKRLMIIDKNKYFFAVATCKAEKGGAILQVANELKDKGARLSAGFSVNMPGNFIYSYEADSIDIQEEKFRLWKEKLDEMVSVVRNKENKIEQLTLVKRIFQLTIIYPMVSRLFNKWDKRFWTDNNCNGCGICQRICPVMNIVIKNKKPAWLHKCEQCFACLNWCPRVSIQYTEKTIGKNRYHNPFVQLKDILTEGKLCDFRKDECHYD; encoded by the coding sequence ATGAACACAACCATGTATTATTTTTCAGGTACGGGAAATTCATTAAAAGTTGCAAAAGATATATCTGAAAAACTTGGAGATGCTGATATTGTATCTATTCCCAGGATTATAAATGAAGAAGTAAATTTATCATCTGATTGCATAGGATTTGTATTTCCTGTGTATGTTTATGGGTTGCCATTAATTGTGTCAAGTTTCATTAAAAGATTAATGATAATAGACAAAAACAAATACTTTTTTGCTGTTGCAACTTGCAAGGCTGAAAAGGGAGGAGCTATATTACAGGTAGCAAATGAGCTTAAAGATAAAGGAGCTAGATTATCAGCGGGCTTCAGCGTAAATATGCCAGGTAATTTCATTTATTCTTATGAAGCTGATTCAATTGATATACAGGAAGAAAAATTTAGGTTGTGGAAAGAGAAATTGGATGAAATGGTTTCAGTAGTAAGAAATAAAGAAAATAAAATTGAGCAACTAACTCTTGTGAAAAGAATTTTTCAATTGACAATTATTTATCCAATGGTATCTCGCTTGTTTAATAAATGGGATAAAAGGTTTTGGACTGACAATAACTGCAATGGGTGTGGAATATGTCAAAGGATATGTCCTGTAATGAATATTGTCATAAAGAATAAAAAACCAGCTTGGTTACATAAGTGTGAGCAATGTTTTGCATGTTTGAATTGGTGTCCAAGGGTATCAATCCAGTACACTGAAAAAACTATTGGAAAGAACCGGTATCATAATCCTTTTGTTCAACTAAAGGATATATTGACTGAAGGAAAATTGTGTGATTTTAGGAAGGATGAGTGCCATTATGATTAA
- a CDS encoding zinc ribbon domain-containing protein, whose translation MKQCIACGIPMKKPEDFAMGDTEKEYCKYCSRPDGTMQSYDEKLKSLTGFILKTQGLDENTAKAAAKSMMSKLPAWENID comes from the coding sequence ATGAAACAATGTATTGCATGTGGAATACCTATGAAAAAGCCAGAAGATTTTGCTATGGGAGATACAGAAAAAGAATACTGTAAATACTGTTCTCGCCCAGATGGAACAATGCAATCTTATGATGAGAAACTAAAATCTCTAACTGGCTTTATACTGAAGACACAGGGATTAGATGAAAACACAGCAAAAGCTGCTGCAAAATCAATGATGTCCAAACTTCCAGCCTGGGAAAATATAGACTAG
- a CDS encoding transglutaminase-like domain-containing protein: MNKLKLILESNNMKDYLQNTSVIDFNNDNVKQLAEKLKEGTKSKLELSKKVYEYVRDNISHSFDINGSVVTCKASEVLQEKQGICFAKAHLLAALLRYLDIPTGFCYQKLILDDEIEPYLILHGLNAVYIEELKRWIRIDSRGNKKGVNAQFSVKDEKLAFPVRSELGEMDIPIIFVKPDDNVIKALNSCDTIGELFHTLPKELAK, from the coding sequence GTGAATAAATTGAAGTTGATTTTAGAATCTAACAATATGAAAGATTATTTACAAAATACATCCGTAATAGACTTTAATAATGATAATGTTAAACAATTGGCAGAAAAGCTTAAAGAAGGTACTAAATCAAAATTAGAACTATCAAAAAAAGTATACGAATACGTTAGAGATAATATTTCACATTCTTTTGATATTAATGGAAGCGTAGTTACCTGCAAAGCATCAGAGGTTTTACAAGAGAAGCAGGGAATATGTTTTGCTAAGGCTCATTTACTGGCAGCACTTTTACGTTATTTAGACATCCCAACTGGATTTTGCTATCAAAAACTTATTTTAGACGATGAGATAGAACCTTACTTAATTTTACATGGTTTAAATGCTGTATATATAGAAGAGTTAAAAAGATGGATAAGAATTGATTCAAGAGGAAATAAGAAAGGTGTCAATGCACAGTTTTCTGTGAAAGACGAGAAATTAGCATTTCCTGTTAGAAGTGAATTAGGTGAAATGGACATACCAATAATTTTTGTAAAACCAGACGATAATGTTATAAAGGCCTTGAATTCATGTGATACTATTGGAGAGCTTTTTCATACTCTTCCTAAAGAATTGGCAAAATAA
- a CDS encoding ferredoxin — MKGFVDKDTCIGCGLCTSICPEVFIMDDKGKAERSKNEILETLVASAQEAATECPVNAITVE; from the coding sequence ATGAAAGGTTTTGTTGATAAAGATACTTGTATAGGATGTGGATTATGTACTTCAATATGCCCTGAGGTTTTTATAATGGATGATAAGGGAAAAGCTGAAAGATCAAAAAATGAAATTCTGGAAACACTAGTAGCCAGTGCACAGGAAGCTGCTACGGAATGCCCTGTAAATGCTATAACAGTTGAATAA
- a CDS encoding PadR family transcriptional regulator, with translation MSLQFAILGLLEYKSMTGYDLKKIFDESINNFWAASLSQIYRELGTLENKSYVVSVVQLQRDRPDKKIYSITETGKAAFKEWLVNFPEKVSKETRDEFTLRIFFGSNLSKKDLIKQFQRFKDEKLKNLEEIKSLNEISEKYTKEMKLFNDEELCWKFVLRRANLTLEMLIFWANECIENLEKQGGE, from the coding sequence ATGTCATTGCAATTTGCAATATTAGGATTATTAGAGTATAAATCAATGACTGGATATGATTTAAAGAAAATATTTGATGAGTCAATTAATAATTTTTGGGCTGCAAGTTTAAGTCAGATATACAGAGAATTAGGTACGCTTGAAAACAAAAGTTATGTAGTTTCTGTTGTTCAACTACAGAGAGATAGACCAGATAAGAAAATATATAGCATCACTGAAACAGGTAAGGCTGCATTTAAAGAGTGGCTTGTAAATTTTCCGGAAAAAGTATCTAAAGAAACAAGGGATGAATTTACGTTAAGAATTTTTTTTGGATCAAATTTAAGCAAAAAAGACTTGATAAAACAGTTCCAACGTTTTAAAGACGAGAAATTAAAAAATTTAGAGGAAATAAAAAGCTTAAATGAAATCTCTGAAAAATACACTAAAGAAATGAAACTTTTTAATGATGAAGAGTTGTGCTGGAAATTTGTATTAAGAAGGGCAAATTTAACATTGGAAATGTTGATTTTTTGGGCAAATGAGTGTATAGAAAATTTAGAAAAACAAGGAGGTGAATGA
- a CDS encoding 4Fe-4S binding protein produces MIFIEVDYVVKSGKLEHTECIMCGECVNACKSKAIQFTFCRYKKD; encoded by the coding sequence ATGATTTTTATTGAGGTGGATTATGTGGTTAAGTCAGGCAAGCTGGAACATACCGAATGTATTATGTGTGGAGAGTGTGTGAATGCTTGTAAGTCAAAAGCGATTCAATTCACATTTTGTAGATATAAAAAAGATTAA
- a CDS encoding alpha-keto acid decarboxylase family protein: MLEKNELTVGRYLFNCLNSEGISEIFGVPGDYNFTLLDNLEKYERIKFVNCRNELNTGYAADSYARIKGLSAMITTFGVGELNACNAIAGAYSEYVPVIHIVGAPKTMLQMEHRKMHHTLMNGDYSVYENMYKNITEYTAVITKDNAEIEIPTAIAKAKEMKRPVYLVIAIDVVNQPVTKREVSLSKPQTNQNSLQLALNNIKQVISKAQKPLLLPDIMVSRYNLQAVVEQLANKLDIPVSTMMMGKGSFNEGHKNYIGLYAGRWGSLEVKDFVESCDCILAIGPIWSDYNTASFTAKLNPVNIIEIQPSYVKVGMNLYENVLMEDLLNELVKVLDRKSTPVPNIKLPYTENQVGDGNNQVSSVYYYPKLQSFIKENDIVIVESGSLPLGMAQVKLPNNVSYICQYGWGSIGYATPAGFGACVAARDRRVVIFTGDGAIHLTAQELSSMIYNGCKPVIFLINNKYYTIEAYLNTPKTTNYNNIPVWDFQKLLEAFGGNAYTARVNTNTELDEAIRQIAIQGKDKMCFIEINTDKMDAPGIVHNVHTMIEEMEKQQMS, encoded by the coding sequence ATGCTTGAAAAAAATGAACTAACCGTAGGAAGATATCTTTTTAACTGTCTAAATAGTGAGGGTATTAGTGAAATCTTTGGTGTTCCTGGAGATTATAATTTCACTCTTTTAGATAACCTGGAAAAATATGAGAGAATAAAATTTGTTAATTGCAGGAATGAACTGAATACAGGGTATGCAGCAGATTCTTATGCGAGAATTAAAGGACTTTCAGCAATGATAACCACCTTTGGAGTAGGTGAATTAAACGCATGTAATGCAATTGCAGGAGCCTATTCTGAATATGTTCCAGTTATTCATATAGTTGGTGCTCCAAAAACTATGCTACAGATGGAACATAGAAAAATGCACCATACACTGATGAATGGAGATTATTCTGTTTATGAAAATATGTATAAAAATATAACTGAATATACAGCAGTAATTACTAAAGACAATGCAGAAATTGAAATTCCAACAGCTATTGCCAAAGCTAAGGAAATGAAAAGGCCAGTATATTTAGTTATAGCCATTGATGTAGTTAATCAGCCAGTCACAAAAAGAGAAGTTTCTCTATCAAAGCCTCAGACTAATCAAAATTCTTTACAATTAGCACTTAATAATATAAAGCAGGTTATTAGTAAGGCTCAAAAACCATTACTTCTTCCAGACATAATGGTGTCAAGATATAATCTTCAAGCTGTAGTTGAACAATTAGCTAATAAGCTTGATATACCTGTATCCACTATGATGATGGGTAAAGGTTCTTTTAATGAAGGTCATAAAAATTACATTGGCCTATATGCAGGTAGATGGGGAAGTTTGGAAGTAAAAGATTTTGTGGAAAGCTGTGACTGCATTTTAGCTATTGGACCAATCTGGTCAGATTATAATACAGCTTCTTTCACTGCTAAATTAAATCCTGTGAATATTATAGAAATTCAGCCAAGCTACGTAAAAGTGGGTATGAATCTTTATGAAAATGTGTTAATGGAAGATTTGTTAAATGAATTGGTTAAAGTTTTAGATAGGAAATCAACTCCTGTACCAAATATAAAGCTACCTTACACTGAGAATCAGGTGGGCGATGGAAATAATCAGGTTTCATCAGTTTATTATTATCCCAAATTACAGAGTTTCATTAAGGAAAATGATATAGTAATTGTAGAATCAGGCTCACTGCCACTTGGTATGGCACAAGTAAAGCTGCCAAACAATGTCTCCTACATATGTCAATATGGCTGGGGATCTATAGGATATGCCACTCCTGCTGGTTTTGGTGCCTGCGTTGCTGCTAGAGATCGCCGTGTAGTTATATTTACTGGCGATGGAGCTATTCACTTAACTGCTCAAGAGTTAAGTTCCATGATATATAACGGCTGTAAACCTGTTATATTTTTGATAAATAATAAATACTATACTATTGAAGCTTATCTTAATACACCTAAAACAACTAATTATAATAATATACCTGTTTGGGATTTTCAAAAACTTCTTGAAGCCTTTGGCGGAAATGCCTACACTGCTAGGGTGAATACAAATACTGAATTAGATGAAGCTATAAGACAAATTGCAATTCAAGGTAAGGATAAGATGTGTTTTATTGAAATAAATACAGATAAGATGGATGCACCAGGTATTGTCCATAATGTTCATACAATGATAGAGGAAATGGAAAAGCAGCAAATGAGCTAG
- a CDS encoding CGGC domain-containing protein — MDIKYVVIIQCDIAHKRCSGFACTNAYYNRDELFKDYDDNTRYISFTCGGCCGKTIASKLEHFSKKLKAKNNIDKSEVVVHLSSCMATDNYHYDRCPHIDYIKNIIAKKGYEKVVEGSYISKGAINKREKGQYNKY, encoded by the coding sequence ATGGATATAAAATATGTAGTTATTATTCAGTGTGATATTGCACATAAAAGATGCAGCGGTTTTGCCTGTACCAATGCTTATTATAATAGAGATGAATTATTTAAGGATTATGATGATAATACAAGATATATTTCCTTTACCTGCGGAGGCTGCTGTGGAAAAACAATTGCTTCTAAATTAGAGCATTTTTCAAAGAAGTTAAAGGCTAAAAATAATATAGATAAGAGTGAGGTAGTTGTGCATTTATCTTCTTGTATGGCAACTGACAATTATCATTATGATAGATGTCCTCATATAGATTATATTAAAAATATTATAGCTAAAAAAGGCTATGAAAAGGTAGTAGAAGGTTCTTATATAAGTAAGGGAGCAATTAATAAAAGAGAAAAGGGACAGTATAATAAATACTAA